One Methylobacterium sp. AMS5 genomic region harbors:
- a CDS encoding condensation domain-containing protein, producing MTGELHGGDAFTARCSHSQTRFWLLDQLRPGDPSLHVAARWRIAGRLDAEILTRAFRLLLDRHEALRTSIVGEGGRPVQRIAGTVPLAFSEIDLSGLPGDRLGEAGGIAESEAGKPFDLARAPLVRVTLLRLGRGDSLLLVTAHHSVCDGWSMVVLAREFVAIYGALIRGQAPALAPPALHYADFAEWEVSPALAEAAERDLAFWAQSLRDLTPFELSPDHPRRPGRERRFAAETRPLSADLGARMEAYARAQGATPFVLACTILFGLLSARTGRGDIAIGTQVLGRDEIELEGVVGTFVNTLVLRTHLGADQSFAERLAATRRTILDACDHALAPFDRVVQALAPCRDGLRPPLVSVNVRMRPTPQATPSGGSSIGEPAPIRLVDLDYAATGSFFDLDLELAPSAAGWRLICEYDAGLYAAETVAGLLADFEQAARAAVGARLPDPASLGRGGRGVAAEREEPPQGARRQEAEQAEEAEQAAGRTTTDAAPAPETARPSVGEASDDLLPAIRTIWREMLGRPDLSDEEDFFAAGGHSLLAARVVARIEAATGRTVPLWSFFEASTVARLCAFLGGEAAAGVRHRLLQEPPPTAQARPGFTAIHHAAADQELYRPLSEALGADHPFATLQLESRVPPHEETLERLAGAYRDAIDAAQPQGPIRLVGFCRSGVLAFEIARQFAQGGRDVALVVLIDCWEPGYIRRLKPPARMRAMAAYRRGRLAALIRHVRRDGIGYLGSRAHLWFRSHRSWRGLRRMLNRVGLAAPSPEDAFWQLTDELDALALAYEPRPHRGPVLIVRSESVPVGPALDPLLGWRAYAENSESVSVPGFGHEGAFSAAGCRVIAAKISLMACR from the coding sequence GTGACCGGCGAGCTTCACGGCGGCGACGCGTTCACGGCCCGCTGCTCCCACAGCCAGACGCGGTTCTGGCTGCTCGATCAGTTGAGGCCGGGCGATCCGAGCCTGCATGTCGCCGCCCGCTGGCGCATCGCCGGGCGGCTCGATGCCGAGATCCTCACCCGAGCCTTCCGCCTCCTGCTCGACCGGCACGAGGCTTTGCGCACGTCGATCGTCGGCGAGGGCGGGCGGCCGGTGCAGCGGATCGCCGGAACGGTGCCGCTGGCCTTCTCCGAAATCGACCTCTCCGGCCTGCCCGGCGACCGCCTCGGCGAGGCGGGCGGGATCGCCGAGTCGGAGGCCGGGAAGCCCTTTGATCTGGCCCGTGCGCCGCTCGTGCGGGTGACGCTGCTGCGGCTCGGGCGCGGCGATTCCCTGCTGCTCGTCACCGCCCATCACAGCGTCTGCGACGGCTGGTCGATGGTGGTGCTGGCCCGTGAGTTCGTCGCGATCTACGGCGCCCTGATCCGGGGACAGGCACCGGCTCTGGCGCCGCCAGCCCTGCACTATGCCGACTTCGCGGAATGGGAAGTCTCCCCGGCCCTCGCCGAGGCGGCGGAACGCGACCTCGCCTTCTGGGCGCAGTCGCTGCGCGATCTCACTCCGTTCGAGCTGTCGCCGGACCATCCCCGCCGCCCCGGCCGGGAGCGCCGCTTCGCCGCCGAGACCCGGCCGCTCTCCGCCGATCTCGGCGCGCGCATGGAAGCGTACGCGCGGGCACAGGGCGCCACCCCCTTCGTCCTCGCCTGCACCATTCTGTTCGGGCTCCTGAGCGCACGCACCGGGCGCGGCGACATCGCCATCGGCACGCAGGTGCTGGGGCGCGACGAGATCGAGCTGGAAGGAGTCGTCGGCACCTTCGTGAACACGCTGGTGCTTCGGACTCATCTCGGAGCGGATCAGAGCTTCGCCGAGCGGCTGGCGGCGACGCGCCGGACGATCCTCGACGCCTGCGATCACGCGCTCGCCCCCTTCGACCGGGTGGTGCAGGCGCTGGCGCCCTGCCGCGACGGGCTGCGGCCGCCGCTGGTCTCGGTCAATGTCCGGATGCGGCCGACGCCCCAGGCGACGCCGTCCGGCGGGTCGTCAATCGGGGAGCCGGCCCCGATCCGCCTCGTCGATCTCGACTATGCCGCCACCGGCAGCTTCTTCGACCTCGATCTCGAACTCGCGCCGAGCGCGGCCGGCTGGCGCTTGATCTGCGAGTACGATGCCGGCCTCTACGCGGCGGAGACCGTCGCCGGCCTGCTCGCGGATTTCGAGCAGGCCGCCCGCGCGGCGGTCGGGGCGCGGCTGCCCGATCCGGCCTCCCTGGGAAGAGGCGGGCGAGGGGTCGCGGCCGAGCGTGAGGAGCCTCCCCAGGGAGCCCGGCGCCAAGAGGCGGAACAGGCGGAGGAGGCGGAGCAGGCGGCCGGGCGCACGACGACGGATGCGGCACCTGCCCCCGAGACGGCGCGTCCCTCGGTGGGCGAGGCGTCCGACGACCTCCTGCCCGCGATACGCACGATCTGGCGGGAGATGCTCGGCCGCCCCGACCTGTCCGACGAAGAGGATTTCTTCGCGGCGGGCGGGCACTCACTGCTGGCCGCGCGCGTCGTCGCGCGGATCGAGGCGGCGACGGGCCGAACCGTTCCGCTCTGGTCGTTCTTCGAGGCGAGCACGGTCGCGCGGCTCTGCGCCTTCCTCGGTGGCGAGGCGGCGGCGGGCGTGCGGCACCGCTTGCTTCAGGAACCGCCACCGACGGCGCAGGCGCGGCCCGGCTTCACCGCAATCCACCACGCCGCGGCCGATCAGGAACTCTACCGGCCCCTGTCCGAGGCCCTTGGAGCGGACCATCCCTTCGCGACGCTGCAACTGGAAAGCCGGGTTCCGCCCCACGAGGAAACCCTGGAGCGGCTGGCCGGCGCCTATCGCGACGCGATCGATGCCGCGCAGCCGCAAGGGCCGATCCGCCTCGTCGGGTTCTGCCGCTCGGGCGTCCTCGCCTTCGAGATCGCCCGGCAGTTCGCGCAGGGCGGCCGGGACGTCGCCCTCGTCGTCCTCATCGATTGCTGGGAGCCGGGCTATATCCGGCGCCTCAAGCCGCCCGCTCGCATGCGGGCGATGGCCGCCTACCGGCGCGGCCGGCTCGCCGCGCTCATCCGCCACGTCCGCCGCGACGGAATCGGCTACCTCGGCTCGCGGGCTCATCTCTGGTTCCGCTCGCATCGCTCATGGCGCGGGTTGCGGCGCATGCTGAACCGGGTGGGGCTCGCCGCCCCGAGCCCGGAGGACGCGTTCTGGCAATTGACCGACGAACTCGACGCGCTCGCCCTGGCCTACGAGCCGCGCCCCCATCGCGGGCCGGTGCTGATCGTCCGCAGCGAGAGCGTTCCGGTCGGCCCCGCGCTCGACCCGCTGCTCGGATGGCGGGCCTATGCCGAGAACAGCGAAAGCGTCAGCGTTCCGGGTTTCGGCCACGAAGGCGCGTTCTCCGCCGCCGGCTGCCGGGTGATCGCGGCCAAGATCAGCCTGATGGCGTGCCGGTGA